One window from the genome of Gimesia aquarii encodes:
- a CDS encoding Acg family FMN-binding oxidoreductase, producing MPLEERFSCWKVVEEDYPAEASLTERLRFLIRYAILAPSSHNTEPWLYRIHDDQIDLFYDESRWLKVADSDQRELHISVGCALENLLIAAEHFGLEHQVSFLPGNDEPSLCANVTFREQEKRAPYRPDELFSMIPVRHTNHGQCEDREIPGDLLQQLQDTCVEDSLMLHLTADDEIKQKVDELVVRGDAIEFSDPAFREELAQWVGQGVFGTGWLMSKIAKLAVCYIDMGNTQAKKDSEVLMSSPILGLISSKTDDRMSQLQVGQVYERLSLLAALHGIWCQPMSQIVQVPELKSELATLIPQQGLTPQHPFRIGYAPAEKHHTPRRPFKEVLV from the coding sequence ATGCCTTTGGAAGAACGATTTTCCTGCTGGAAGGTTGTTGAAGAGGACTATCCCGCCGAAGCATCACTTACAGAACGTCTGCGTTTCCTCATTCGCTATGCGATTTTGGCTCCGTCCAGTCATAACACCGAACCATGGTTGTATCGAATTCACGACGATCAAATTGATCTGTTCTATGATGAATCGCGTTGGCTCAAAGTTGCCGATAGTGATCAAAGGGAACTACATATCAGCGTAGGATGTGCGCTGGAAAACCTGCTCATCGCCGCAGAGCACTTTGGTCTGGAGCATCAAGTCTCTTTTTTACCAGGGAATGATGAGCCCTCACTTTGCGCTAATGTAACGTTCAGGGAGCAGGAAAAACGTGCTCCGTATCGACCCGACGAATTATTTTCCATGATTCCTGTTCGGCATACCAATCATGGTCAATGCGAAGACCGTGAAATTCCCGGTGATCTTCTACAGCAACTTCAGGATACCTGCGTCGAAGATTCTCTCATGCTGCATCTGACAGCCGACGATGAGATAAAGCAAAAAGTGGACGAGTTGGTGGTGAGGGGAGACGCGATTGAATTCTCTGATCCGGCGTTTCGAGAAGAACTCGCACAGTGGGTGGGGCAAGGCGTTTTTGGAACGGGTTGGTTGATGTCAAAAATTGCAAAGCTCGCTGTCTGCTATATTGATATGGGAAACACGCAAGCAAAGAAAGATTCGGAAGTTCTGATGAGTTCACCGATCCTGGGACTGATTAGCTCAAAGACGGATGATCGAATGTCGCAGCTTCAGGTAGGACAAGTCTACGAGCGACTTTCTCTGCTGGCCGCTTTGCATGGCATCTGGTGTCAACCGATGAGTCAAATCGTCCAAGTACCTGAGCTGAAGAGCGAACTGGCAACTCTGATTCCCCAGCAAGGACTGACGCCTCAGCATCCGTTTCGTATAGGTTACGCTCCCGCAGAAAAACATCACACCCCCCGCAGACCTTTCAAAGAGGTGCTCGTGTAA
- a CDS encoding LamG-like jellyroll fold domain-containing protein yields MSFRICCFWALLFVCCQTQLTSLCAVEPDKADEEIMRHGLKFDGKNSYVSVPHIQFEDHNAITVEAWVKDWSGRVFCQGKQGDPENSIWISIRAKGHSAGWESDNGTNYSVPVEPNSSEGWDHIALVYVGLEQIIYLNGKQIHKMTAPKPGPFDRNRKMIIGAQEKWEPNQPKPAALFGKGVMRLFRISNVSRYTTEFDPAETFKPDDDTVVLFNFVPSSDKTKLIDASKHQQHGTIHDAKWVILKNSLSDE; encoded by the coding sequence ATGTCATTCAGAATCTGCTGTTTTTGGGCACTCTTGTTTGTTTGCTGTCAGACACAACTAACCAGTTTATGTGCTGTTGAGCCCGATAAAGCAGATGAAGAGATCATGCGCCATGGATTAAAATTCGATGGAAAAAATAGTTATGTCTCAGTTCCTCATATTCAGTTTGAAGACCATAATGCTATTACAGTTGAGGCTTGGGTCAAAGACTGGTCAGGGAGAGTTTTTTGTCAAGGAAAACAAGGTGATCCAGAAAATAGTATCTGGATATCGATTCGTGCGAAGGGGCACTCCGCTGGTTGGGAGAGCGATAACGGGACGAATTATTCGGTTCCGGTTGAGCCGAATTCAAGCGAGGGCTGGGACCATATAGCGCTGGTCTACGTTGGGCTGGAACAAATAATCTATCTTAATGGAAAACAAATCCATAAAATGACGGCCCCCAAGCCTGGACCATTTGATCGGAATAGAAAGATGATCATCGGCGCTCAGGAGAAGTGGGAACCAAACCAACCAAAACCAGCTGCCCTGTTTGGCAAGGGTGTCATGCGGTTATTCCGTATTTCCAATGTCTCTCGCTATACCACAGAATTTGATCCGGCTGAAACATTCAAGCCAGACGACGACACCGTTGTGTTGTTCAACTTCGTTCCTTCGAGTGACAAAACAAAACTCATCGACGCTTCAAAGCATCAGCAACATGGAACCATCCATGACGCAAAGTGGGTGATCTTAAAAAATTCGCTATCTGATGAATAG
- a CDS encoding DUF488 domain-containing protein, with protein sequence MATEFQIKRIYDEPDDNDGYRILIDRLWPRGITKAKAKIDLWPKDFTPSTELRKWFHANSDRYDEFVAKYQYELEERQTDIQQTMASITQPTITLITSVKDPEQSHAVVLQQFLINLN encoded by the coding sequence ATGGCAACTGAATTCCAAATCAAACGCATTTACGATGAACCAGACGACAACGATGGTTACCGCATTCTCATCGATCGCCTCTGGCCCCGTGGCATCACAAAAGCTAAGGCAAAAATTGACCTGTGGCCAAAAGATTTTACGCCTTCTACTGAATTACGGAAATGGTTTCATGCCAATTCCGACCGATACGACGAATTTGTTGCCAAATACCAGTATGAACTGGAAGAGCGGCAAACTGACATCCAACAAACCATGGCATCGATTACTCAGCCTACCATAACACTGATTACTTCCGTCAAAGATCCGGAACAGAGCCATGCCGTTGTCTTACAGCAATTTTTGATCAATCTAAATTAG
- a CDS encoding DMT family transporter: MKWLWLLSSITCEVIGTTFLKLASGDSPHTTKYSVGVVVFYVLCFALLGQAMRSFPLGTVYAIWSGVGVSLLAIIGVICFGDEVNALKIVSLILVILGIVGLNMSGISH, translated from the coding sequence ATGAAATGGCTGTGGCTGTTGTCGTCCATTACGTGCGAGGTAATCGGAACGACGTTTTTGAAACTCGCGTCTGGCGACTCACCGCACACTACGAAATACTCAGTAGGAGTGGTCGTATTTTATGTGCTCTGTTTTGCACTACTCGGACAGGCAATGAGGTCCTTTCCCCTCGGTACCGTTTATGCGATTTGGTCGGGCGTGGGTGTAAGCCTGCTGGCGATCATTGGAGTAATCTGTTTTGGTGATGAAGTCAACGCCTTGAAAATTGTTTCATTGATTCTCGTTATTTTGGGTATTGTCGGATTGAACATGAGCGGCATCTCTCATTGA
- a CDS encoding c-type heme family protein: MLKVGIALSTVVILSVVATSVFVSAEAPKDKKQAGPPKAAVERTRKQVKMLDDIYKTAVVLITDKYVNDEDDFPAGSAAIALFGAVEKKGWHKARLIDLTGEPYESDNVAQDDFEKQGAKQLKGGKGYVEQIVDKDGKPYLRAMTPVPVVLKKCVMCHPHYADVKEGAPIGAVVYTLPIE, encoded by the coding sequence ATGTTAAAAGTTGGAATAGCGCTTAGCACTGTAGTGATTCTTTCTGTAGTGGCAACCAGTGTTTTTGTTTCGGCAGAGGCACCAAAGGATAAAAAACAAGCCGGTCCACCAAAGGCGGCTGTTGAGCGAACTCGAAAGCAAGTAAAGATGCTCGATGACATTTATAAAACAGCCGTAGTATTGATTACTGACAAATATGTGAATGATGAAGACGATTTTCCAGCCGGGAGTGCAGCCATTGCTCTCTTCGGTGCGGTCGAGAAAAAGGGTTGGCATAAAGCCCGTTTGATCGATTTGACGGGAGAGCCTTACGAATCAGACAACGTGGCTCAGGACGATTTCGAAAAACAAGGGGCGAAGCAGTTAAAAGGGGGTAAGGGCTATGTTGAACAAATTGTTGATAAAGACGGTAAGCCTTATCTTCGCGCGATGACACCCGTACCCGTTGTTTTGAAAAAGTGTGTGATGTGCCATCCACATTATGCAGACGTCAAAGAGGGCGCTCCGATTGGTGCGGTGGTTTACACTTTGCCCATTGAGTAA
- a CDS encoding phytanoyl-CoA dioxygenase family protein has product MAFETEKQSYDQHGFAVVRQFLSESELTELTGNLDRYISDVVPQLPDADAFYVDRSRLETLKQMQHMGGDSFFSNYTKHQKWCELAEALVGEPASCEQPEWFNKPPNTNHVTPPHQDNYYFCLVPSNVVTIWLALDEVDAENGCLRYVKGSHLHGYRKHAKSKILGFSQGIVDYSPDDFSNEAVTRLQPGDAIAHHGMTIHRADANMSETRHRRSFAMVFKGVSCQRDEVAYARYLAMAQEQHQAEGLNV; this is encoded by the coding sequence ATGGCTTTTGAAACCGAAAAACAAAGTTATGACCAGCATGGTTTCGCAGTAGTGCGACAGTTTCTTTCCGAATCTGAACTCACTGAGCTGACTGGAAATCTGGATCGTTATATCAGTGATGTGGTTCCTCAGCTTCCCGATGCCGATGCATTCTATGTCGATCGCAGTCGTCTCGAGACACTCAAACAAATGCAGCATATGGGAGGCGATTCGTTCTTTAGCAATTATACAAAACATCAAAAATGGTGTGAGTTGGCGGAAGCCCTTGTCGGGGAACCCGCAAGCTGCGAACAGCCGGAGTGGTTTAATAAACCACCCAATACGAACCATGTCACGCCACCGCACCAGGATAATTACTATTTTTGTCTTGTACCGTCGAATGTTGTGACCATCTGGTTGGCACTGGACGAAGTCGACGCGGAGAACGGCTGTCTGCGGTACGTCAAAGGTTCGCATCTGCACGGATATCGTAAGCATGCCAAGTCGAAGATTCTCGGATTTTCACAGGGAATTGTTGACTATTCTCCCGATGACTTCTCAAACGAAGCGGTCACGCGCCTGCAACCGGGGGATGCGATTGCCCATCACGGAATGACCATTCACCGTGCCGATGCGAATATGTCTGAAACACGACATCGTCGTTCGTTTGCCATGGTTTTCAAAGGAGTTTCCTGTCAGCGTGATGAGGTCGCGTATGCACGGTATCTGGCAATGGCACAGGAACAGCACCAGGCTGAAGGCTTGAATGTTTGA
- a CDS encoding maleylpyruvate isomerase N-terminal domain-containing protein, which produces MSDSSPILVAPLFREISGKLVALLQSLNAEEWHQPTSSSQRNVKDIATHLLDGSLRRLSVQRDGYMSPDGFSEPQPDESLLDFLNRLNTEWETGTRRLSPQVLVSLIEWADAQLADLFESLDPFGPAIFPVAWAGESESLNWMDVARDYTEKWHHTQQIFDATGHSCTIIERRLFHPCLDIFMRALPFTFRTINKPDASLLKVEITGNAGGHWFLLRQAGEWVQVSKETGTPTARFIISQDSAWKLFTKRLDRKTALSRFPDIQIEGDVELGSHVLDMVSVMA; this is translated from the coding sequence ATGTCTGATTCTTCTCCCATCCTTGTCGCTCCCCTGTTCCGAGAAATCAGTGGAAAACTCGTCGCTTTATTACAAAGTCTGAACGCAGAGGAATGGCATCAACCAACCAGCAGTTCCCAGCGCAACGTGAAGGACATCGCCACACATTTGCTTGATGGGAGTTTGCGACGCCTCTCGGTGCAAAGGGATGGTTACATGTCTCCCGATGGTTTCAGCGAACCCCAGCCGGATGAATCACTCCTTGACTTTCTCAATCGCTTGAATACCGAGTGGGAAACAGGGACCCGCCGCCTGAGCCCACAAGTGTTAGTAAGCCTCATCGAATGGGCTGATGCACAACTGGCTGATCTCTTTGAATCACTCGATCCCTTCGGACCAGCGATTTTTCCTGTAGCATGGGCCGGTGAAAGTGAGTCTCTTAACTGGATGGACGTGGCACGAGACTATACGGAAAAGTGGCATCACACTCAACAAATCTTCGATGCAACCGGTCATTCCTGTACGATCATCGAGCGAAGACTGTTCCACCCCTGCCTTGATATCTTCATGCGGGCGCTGCCATTCACATTTCGAACGATCAACAAACCAGATGCATCTCTGTTGAAAGTTGAAATCACTGGAAACGCAGGAGGACATTGGTTTTTGCTTCGACAAGCTGGAGAATGGGTTCAAGTTTCTAAAGAAACCGGAACCCCGACCGCGCGATTCATAATCAGTCAGGACTCTGCCTGGAAACTGTTCACAAAACGTCTCGACCGCAAAACAGCGCTCTCACGATTCCCCGATATTCAAATCGAAGGTGATGTTGAACTCGGTAGTCATGTCCTCGACATGGTTTCGGTAATGGCGTGA
- a CDS encoding SAM-dependent methyltransferase has product MIELLWNDPISENKMGKYINSLELEPHQRVLDVGCGAGEILIRLAERYQITGVGIDTSSDHIAEANKRAKGRVTPSSLTFTISDAQTFQVAPESFDLVICMGASHAFRLGKDAYQNALSQMLPMVVPGGFLLIAEGYMRQPASPEYRKFLGDSTPDEMTHAANVAAGKMLGLIPFAAWTSSKEEWDDFEWTYQRFIERKALADPENPGVVQKRNQRREWMDAYLEWGRDTLGYGVYLFKTCNELESVQS; this is encoded by the coding sequence ATGATCGAACTACTTTGGAACGACCCCATCAGCGAAAATAAAATGGGGAAGTACATCAATTCTTTGGAACTCGAACCCCACCAAAGAGTACTCGATGTAGGCTGCGGGGCAGGTGAGATCTTGATTCGGCTTGCCGAACGTTATCAGATCACGGGAGTTGGGATCGACACATCGTCGGATCATATCGCAGAGGCAAACAAACGTGCCAAAGGGCGAGTTACCCCATCAAGTCTTACATTTACTATATCTGACGCACAAACATTTCAAGTTGCACCGGAGTCATTTGATCTCGTGATCTGTATGGGAGCCTCACACGCTTTCAGACTGGGAAAAGATGCTTATCAAAACGCGCTTTCTCAGATGCTTCCCATGGTCGTCCCCGGAGGCTTTCTATTGATTGCTGAAGGATACATGAGGCAACCAGCTTCGCCGGAGTATCGAAAATTTTTGGGGGACAGTACTCCTGACGAGATGACTCATGCCGCAAATGTTGCCGCGGGCAAGATGCTGGGATTGATTCCGTTTGCGGCCTGGACCAGTAGTAAAGAAGAATGGGATGATTTCGAATGGACCTATCAACGGTTCATCGAACGAAAAGCCCTTGCAGATCCGGAAAATCCCGGTGTTGTCCAAAAGCGGAACCAGAGACGCGAGTGGATGGACGCTTATCTCGAGTGGGGCCGAGATACACTCGGTTATGGCGTTTATCTGTTTAAAACTTGCAATGAACTGGAATCGGTTCAATCATGA
- a CDS encoding nucleotidyltransferase domain-containing protein: MNIDPRLHKQVAEHPFPLLFATISGSHLYGFPSADSDYDLRGAHILSLEKVIGLNIGKETVEKSGIHDGLEIDLVTHDVNKFFNLMLKKNGYVLEQLLSPLVVHTTPEHEELMSIASECVTKFHAYHYLGFAATQWKLFQKEDPPRVKPLLYVYRVLLTGIHLMKTGNVEANLIHLNESARLSYIPELIERKVDGKEKETLNQADLEFHEQEYDRLVGELERSMEQSELPEKTQATEALNDLLIRIRLR, translated from the coding sequence ATGAACATCGACCCTCGATTACATAAGCAAGTTGCAGAACATCCCTTTCCACTATTGTTTGCTACAATCAGCGGATCGCACCTGTATGGCTTTCCGTCAGCCGACTCTGATTATGATTTGCGTGGTGCACATATTTTATCACTTGAAAAAGTGATTGGTTTGAACATCGGAAAGGAAACGGTTGAAAAATCCGGGATTCATGATGGACTGGAAATTGATCTGGTTACGCATGATGTGAACAAGTTTTTCAATTTAATGCTCAAGAAAAATGGTTATGTTCTGGAACAGTTACTTTCTCCCTTAGTCGTTCACACGACACCTGAGCATGAAGAGTTAATGTCGATCGCTTCAGAGTGTGTGACGAAATTCCATGCTTATCACTATCTTGGTTTTGCCGCAACACAATGGAAATTATTTCAAAAGGAAGATCCACCACGTGTGAAACCACTTTTGTATGTCTACCGGGTTTTGCTGACAGGGATCCACCTGATGAAAACGGGAAATGTGGAAGCGAACCTGATTCACCTGAACGAATCAGCCAGGCTATCGTATATTCCTGAACTCATCGAACGTAAAGTAGATGGCAAGGAGAAAGAGACGCTGAATCAAGCCGACCTGGAATTTCACGAACAGGAATATGATCGGCTGGTAGGTGAGCTTGAACGTTCAATGGAGCAAAGTGAATTACCAGAGAAAACTCAAGCGACTGAAGCATTAAATGACTTGCTGATACGAATTCGTTTACGATAA
- a CDS encoding TetR/AcrR family transcriptional regulator: MGRPDLTEERTAQILDAFELCVARYGLEGSSLERVAEEANVKRSILRHYVGNRDDLIIALAERVVAKYRQYTLGLLGALPERGRITKLIEFFFPDQPVETADSVLVVEALISAADQYPRIQELMTEYIDELVGITAGQLRQEFPDATRQQSWSVAYGVVCICFNQESLISLRLPKKFLEAARFSARRLIVSLGERSR; the protein is encoded by the coding sequence ATGGGAAGACCTGACCTGACGGAAGAGAGAACAGCTCAGATACTTGATGCTTTTGAGCTTTGTGTAGCCCGGTATGGGCTGGAGGGAAGTTCATTGGAAAGGGTTGCAGAGGAGGCGAACGTAAAACGGAGTATTCTACGTCATTATGTGGGAAACAGGGATGATCTGATTATTGCCCTGGCCGAACGCGTAGTTGCCAAGTATCGGCAGTATACTCTGGGATTACTGGGAGCACTTCCCGAACGAGGTCGGATCACGAAGTTGATCGAATTTTTCTTTCCCGACCAGCCAGTCGAAACGGCCGATTCGGTGCTTGTGGTGGAGGCACTCATTTCTGCCGCGGATCAATACCCGCGGATTCAAGAATTAATGACCGAGTACATCGACGAACTGGTGGGAATTACGGCTGGGCAATTGCGGCAAGAGTTTCCTGATGCAACGCGTCAGCAGAGTTGGTCAGTTGCTTATGGAGTCGTCTGTATCTGCTTCAACCAGGAATCACTCATCTCGCTCCGTTTACCCAAAAAATTCCTGGAAGCGGCACGCTTTAGTGCGCGCAGATTAATTGTGTCTTTGGGAGAGCGCTCTCGATGA
- a CDS encoding pirin family protein, with product MIKVRKATERGHANHGWLKTFHTFSFSTYRDPEHMGFRSLRVMNEDWVQQGQGFGTHPHHDMEIVTYVLEGALEHKDSMGNGEVLHAGEFQRMSAGTGITHSEFNPSETDPVHLYQIWLLPESKGIDPSYEQKRFPDEEMLNQLRLVASPEAENGSLHIHQDARIFLSKIDAQAKVIHELEQGRHAWLQVLRGTVLLNGEHLETSDGAAVSEESTLTIQATKDAKIMLFDLA from the coding sequence ATGATCAAAGTTCGCAAAGCCACGGAGAGAGGCCACGCCAATCATGGCTGGCTCAAGACGTTTCATACGTTTTCGTTTTCGACTTATCGAGATCCAGAGCATATGGGATTTCGTTCGCTCCGCGTCATGAATGAAGACTGGGTGCAGCAAGGGCAAGGTTTTGGAACTCACCCGCATCATGATATGGAAATTGTAACTTACGTGCTGGAAGGGGCATTAGAACATAAGGATTCTATGGGAAACGGCGAGGTATTGCATGCGGGCGAATTCCAGCGAATGTCTGCCGGCACCGGTATCACGCATAGTGAATTCAATCCGTCTGAAACTGATCCCGTGCACCTGTATCAAATCTGGCTCCTACCAGAGAGTAAGGGCATCGACCCCAGCTACGAACAGAAACGATTTCCAGATGAAGAGATGCTTAATCAATTACGACTCGTCGCATCACCAGAAGCTGAGAATGGATCATTACACATTCATCAGGATGCACGGATTTTCCTCTCAAAAATTGATGCGCAAGCAAAAGTGATTCACGAACTGGAGCAAGGCCGCCATGCCTGGTTACAGGTTTTACGCGGCACTGTCTTACTCAACGGTGAGCATCTGGAAACAAGCGACGGTGCCGCCGTGAGTGAAGAAAGTACACTCACAATTCAAGCGACCAAAGATGCTAAGATCATGCTGTTTGATCTGGCGTAA
- a CDS encoding MerR family transcriptional regulator produces MFSIGEFSKITGLTVKTLRFYHEQGILEPSYVDEQTGYRYYAESKIETARVITQLRKLDFTLADISGILGNYEDEADILDYLKQQKQRISEKMREYRAISGFLDQIIIKEREAREAMNNATYEVEEKSVDSILIAGIRMRGKYSDCASGFGTLGRKFNRHICGEPFLLHYDTEFKEDDADFEACMPIRKGARTDAISVRELTGGRCVSLLHKGPYDDLGDSYGKILRYVKEKGYEIEVPTREIYLKGPGMILKGNPKQYLTEIQMLIK; encoded by the coding sequence ATGTTTAGCATTGGAGAGTTCTCGAAGATTACCGGTCTGACAGTGAAAACACTACGTTTTTACCATGAACAGGGAATCCTGGAACCATCGTATGTTGATGAGCAAACAGGCTATCGTTATTACGCAGAGAGTAAAATTGAAACTGCCCGTGTCATCACGCAACTACGTAAACTTGATTTCACACTGGCTGATATTTCTGGGATTTTAGGCAATTATGAAGACGAAGCTGATATTCTTGACTACCTCAAGCAGCAGAAGCAGAGAATATCAGAAAAAATGCGGGAATACCGGGCCATCAGCGGTTTTCTTGATCAAATCATAATCAAAGAAAGGGAGGCAAGAGAGGCTATGAATAACGCAACATACGAAGTTGAGGAAAAATCAGTTGATTCCATTCTCATCGCTGGAATTCGGATGCGCGGCAAATACAGCGATTGTGCGTCAGGTTTCGGAACGCTTGGCAGAAAATTCAATCGGCATATTTGCGGCGAACCCTTCCTGTTGCATTATGATACTGAGTTTAAAGAAGATGACGCAGATTTTGAGGCCTGCATGCCCATTCGGAAAGGTGCCAGGACAGATGCCATCTCTGTCAGAGAACTAACGGGCGGTCGCTGTGTCTCGCTACTTCATAAAGGCCCGTATGATGATCTGGGCGATTCGTATGGCAAAATCCTGCGATACGTGAAGGAAAAAGGATATGAAATTGAAGTTCCTACGCGTGAAATTTACCTCAAGGGGCCAGGTATGATTCTCAAAGGTAATCCAAAACAATATTTGACGGAAATTCAGATGCTCATCAAGTAG
- a CDS encoding sulfatase, whose product MKRLTLLLCCIFSATIAQAADQPNIIILLADDLGYGELGCQGNPQIPTPHIDSIANEGIRFTQAYVTAPNCSPSRAGMLTGKIPTRFGYEFNPIGARNEDPGTGLPSKEQTIAELLHDQGYTTGLIGKWHLGGAADYHPFRHGFDEFFGFVHEGHYFVPPPYEGVTTMLRRKTIPGGGKGRWIGHNLIYSTHMGHNEPDYDANNPIIRGGQPVVEREYLTDAFTREAVSFIDRHRDKPFFLYLAYNAVHSPLQGKLKDMQRFQHLEDIHRRIFAAMLASMDDSVGKILKQVQEAQLDQKTLVVFLSDNGGPTRELTSSNLPLRGGKGTMYEGGLRVPFMMRWTGTLKPRQTFQRPVSSMDLFSTSAVLAGASLPQGIDGRDLMPYLRGEKTGAPHEEFFWRQGNLTALRSGDWKLVNIQGKRKKASWELYNIANDLAEEQNLAAQHPEKLDALKARWQEMNGQMQPSLF is encoded by the coding sequence ATGAAACGGCTCACACTTTTGTTGTGTTGTATTTTTTCTGCAACTATCGCTCAGGCGGCTGATCAGCCCAATATCATTATCCTATTGGCCGATGATCTCGGTTACGGTGAGTTAGGCTGTCAGGGGAATCCGCAGATTCCCACCCCCCACATTGATTCTATCGCCAATGAGGGAATTCGATTTACGCAGGCGTATGTCACGGCACCGAATTGCAGTCCCTCTCGTGCCGGAATGCTGACGGGTAAGATTCCCACCCGTTTTGGGTATGAATTCAATCCGATCGGTGCTCGCAACGAAGATCCCGGAACCGGTCTGCCTTCAAAGGAGCAGACCATCGCAGAACTTCTGCACGATCAAGGCTATACTACGGGTTTGATTGGGAAGTGGCATCTGGGAGGCGCGGCGGACTACCATCCGTTTCGTCATGGCTTTGATGAATTCTTTGGTTTCGTTCATGAGGGACATTATTTCGTTCCGCCTCCTTATGAAGGTGTCACGACGATGTTGCGTCGTAAGACCATCCCCGGCGGAGGCAAGGGACGCTGGATCGGTCATAATCTAATCTACTCAACGCATATGGGGCATAATGAACCTGACTACGATGCCAATAACCCCATCATTCGTGGTGGGCAACCTGTCGTTGAAAGGGAGTACTTGACCGATGCTTTCACGCGCGAAGCCGTCAGTTTCATTGATCGACACCGCGACAAACCCTTTTTTCTCTATCTCGCATACAATGCCGTTCACAGTCCTTTGCAAGGGAAGCTGAAAGACATGCAGCGTTTCCAGCATCTTGAAGACATTCATCGGCGGATCTTTGCCGCCATGCTGGCGTCGATGGATGATAGCGTTGGCAAAATTCTCAAACAGGTACAGGAAGCCCAACTCGATCAAAAGACACTCGTTGTTTTTCTCAGTGACAATGGCGGCCCGACACGCGAACTCACTTCCAGTAATCTCCCACTCCGCGGCGGTAAAGGGACGATGTACGAAGGGGGATTGCGGGTTCCGTTTATGATGCGCTGGACTGGCACATTAAAGCCACGTCAGACGTTTCAGCGTCCTGTCAGCAGCATGGATCTCTTCAGTACTTCTGCAGTGCTTGCGGGAGCGAGTCTGCCCCAGGGGATCGATGGACGCGATTTAATGCCGTATCTCCGAGGTGAGAAGACAGGGGCACCTCATGAAGAGTTTTTCTGGCGGCAGGGGAATCTAACCGCATTGAGATCTGGTGATTGGAAGCTCGTCAACATACAGGGCAAAAGAAAAAAAGCTTCTTGGGAACTCTACAATATTGCCAATGATCTGGCTGAGGAGCAAAACCTTGCCGCCCAGCATCCGGAAAAGCTTGATGCGTTGAAAGCGCGTTGGCAGGAAATGAACGGGCAAATGCAGCCGTCCCTCTTTTAA